In Gadus chalcogrammus isolate NIFS_2021 chromosome 13, NIFS_Gcha_1.0, whole genome shotgun sequence, the genomic stretch TGTCTCTGCCGGAGTCTCAAGGTTTTGACCTCCTTCACTTGGTATACTTATCGTTTCCAAACGTCATACGAAGCCTTATGATTGAACCTCTTTTAAAGAAATGGCGCCACTCGTTCCTCTTTAATGTTCAATCTAGACCAGACCAACCATCATAACCAACTTTTACTGCTCTTTATCTGCCAAACACTCAAAGTAGAGGTTAAAGAAGCCAGAGACTTGAGAAAGTGTTGAAACTCTTTaagtggaggagaaggggaataGTCTCGAACCTTGAACACACAGAATTATTTATATGCTATAGGCTAGCTTAATATACAACCTTAATTCTAAGCAGTATGATGGAAAATCTGAAGTTCCCTCTTCAAATAAATTTCCCTAAAGCCACACGTTTTTGTTATCTGTATTCCAACTAAAGATCCATTGTTGATTTTCATtctcaaatataaaaaaatggatGTCACCCACTACTTTTAGCGTCGCATATTTGAGCAAACAATGGAGGGTTTTCTTCATGTCTGTATGGCTTGCTTGTTGTCTGCTTCCAGAATCCCATTCACCATCCAGCGCTTGTGTGAACTTCTCACAGAGCCCAAGAGGAACTACACAGGAACAGATAAGTTCCTCCGAGGTATAGAGAAGGTGTGTGTCCTCTtcagcctttttcttattcaaatatTTGTTATCCTGTCTTGGTTATTCTGTCATCTTATAATTGTACATCTGAAATGTATCTGTGCTAAACATTCGATTTGTATTAGTGTTTTTTCAAACAAATAGCGCTATATAATTGCCTTCTTGATCTTATCTGAAACCTTGTCCGCTCATGTTTGTGTGCAGAATGTAATGGTGGTTAGCTGTGTCCATCCGACCTCAGAGTAAGTGGTGTTTAAAATCCCTTCTGGTGAATTTGAGGACATGATAATGGACTTGTTGGTAGCCAATCATGGAGGTAATTTAACAAGCAAACTGTTGCAGGAAAAATGGCTGCAGTGGAATCAGTAGAATGAATGGAGTGATGCTTCCTGGGAACACGTCGGCCTTCTCAGAGAGGTAATCTTGATGACAAGATCTGTACCTTAATTGAGagatgacttttttttttgtatgttggtTAGTTTGGTACCCCAGAACACACTGCTCCAACAATCAGTGATGTATTAAAAAAATTGGGTGCCATAATTGCTTCATCCAGAACTCAACAATAGTTAATATCCTCAATGATATACATTTTCATGGGTTTTCTCTGATAAAGacttgttgttttattttttatgtgccTCTATTAGACTGTTATGCAATTCTATTGAACTATTTGTGTTTTCTACTGTTGCATTTGTCAGGAAAGTGAACGGACCAGGGACTCCGCGACCACTGAACCGACCGAAGATGTCGCTGGCCAGCTCACTAGCAGCCAACGGTCTGCCAGACAGCACAGACAACAAGGACTCGGAACCAGACCAGGAGGACGACAAAGAGTCCAGGTAATGACAACACTGGTAGCCTTTAATTTAGTTTGGCTGGAAGTCACTCAAATATTGTCTACAGTGGCCTCTATATCCGGTTTGATTTGTTTAAATAATGCACAGGATGCTAATATTTTTTAAACTCACGATGTTGACAGCATTTGAGTCGCCTTGAGCTATGATCTTTCATCCTGCTAATCCTTCAAATACTTGGCTAGATAAGGTTGAAATTTAAATAAGTGAATAAGTGAATTTCGTTATTTACCCGAATCTTGCTGTGACTTTGCTATGGTAACATTGTTTCAATCGGCCATACCTTCATGTCTTAAGCATACCTACTGTTAATGACTTTGGAATAGTGAAATTCTACATTTCTGTGGAATTATTTTCCCCCAAATCCCTTGTGGATTATTTTAAGACAATTCATTCTTTATACAGCACTTTACTGGAGACACTTGATTACAATaatgtatggaagcatatatgtagcaaaattcaaatggcaatgcaatttgcaatttgcaattcaataagtaattacgttatgcaattgacaatgcattatgcaatttcataatgtaatttgtaaatacgttattcaaagtgtattttaaaatgcaaagtgacaatgcaatcctcaattaaattggcaaaagttataacaataaaaatacaataacattttgtcaaattctttgagttcctttattcaaattgaaaagctatagcgtccccgtgattgcaatccacttcgccacgctccgtgtgttgcgatattcaaatgacatttcaatccgcaaaacggaatccaaaacggaatccaaagaggaatccaaagaggaatccaaaaagtcaatatgcaaagtggcaaacgtatcagccaccagcgggaactacgtcactttctattgtgtcagactgttttatgtgtggggggagggagttccagagcctgggtgctgaacagctgaatgaccgggcacccattcgtaatgagtcgtgatgtggggatacatagtagtccagcagaggttgagcggagggagcgggagggagtgtattcttggaggaggtcccagaggtaactgggggctaggttgtggagagcgttgtaggtgaggagtgggtggagacggtgggtctcccgaccctatgtttcgcacccagtgcctgtagcactttggaaatctttgtgtttaccacactggcgtcaaaacgtacccgtgaggataagtcgtctatcctatctcccagaacacgcactctatctactgcatctgtgtcttcaacacgattgttctccacatcatcggccaaacttcggagcgtatcaataatcaccattggtgaccatggacctgacacatacgaactagaagtgaacaaggaaattacgagcaagtgacgtagttcccgcccagacgctgattggctgatacgtttgccactttgcatattgactctttggattcctctttggattccgttttgcggattgaaatgtcatttgaatatcgcaacacacggagcgtggcgaagtggattgcaatcacggggacgctatagcttttcaatttgtatgaaggaactcaaagaatttgacaaaatgttattctatttgtattgttagaacttttgcaaatttaaatgaggattgcattgtcactttgcattttaaaatacactttgaataacgtatttacaaattacattataaaattgcataatgcattgtcaaatgcataatggaattccaaattgcattgccatttgaattttgctacatatatgcttccataataATGAGCCTCTGGCTCTTGATTATCAAGTAAAATCAAGTTGAAgatttgttatttttgaaaTGGGTCCCAGATGTGCCGTAACCGTTAATGATTATCTTGGAATTGTCTTCCCCAAAGAAACGGGCCGGCTCTGTGGTTTCAAATGAATTTCATATCATCCTAGCAACTCATTTCCAACATAAGTGCACTGCCTTGAATCTAAACTGAAAGTCAAGTCCAACGTGGCCTCCTGTCTGTTAGGGCTGTGCCTCCTTCTCTTTTCAAATAATTGTCTCATTGTCTTATCGCTGCTTAACCACTCGGCAGATGGTTATACCCGGTGACACGTTGTTTATTATGATGATCAATCAGAAACACCCCTCTGTATGCCTGTAGTCATTTGTACCTTCTGGCTCAAACTCTTTTTTGGAATATGTTTTCTAGTGAGGTGTCGGAGTCGGGCAGCCTGGGCAGCTCAGTGAAGAACAAGCACCAGGACGAagacgacgacgaggaggacATGGAGTCAGAGCAGCACGAGGTGAAGAGGCTAAAGTTCAAcaacaaggaggaggagtatgacgacgacgaagacgaggacgaggaggacgacgagcaGGAGTCGGACACGCTGAGAGAGCTGCACACATCGGGATGCTCCTCGAAGGAGGCCGAGGCCATGGTGCAGGagaaggatgaagaggaggaggaggaggaggacaacgtGGCCTCCAGCAGTGCGGGCTCCATCGAAGAACAAGGTATGGTGGTTCTATTGAGTTTGACCCATTCTGAGGTAGATGGCACGCCAACAGCTACCTTTTTAAGTAGATGTTATTTACTTTGGTACAAATGATTAAGTGGCTGAATGTTGCTAGATATAAAAGAAGACCTGATTAACACACCAAAGCGTTTATGTTATTTTTAGGGCTACGTTGCTGATGTAACTATTTTTAGCAACCGGTTTTTCATTAGCTTGGAGGCGAGTAAATGTTCAGTAGTTAGGACTAGCAGTGTTTCCTGAAGATGGATGAGTTAAAAGTTATGGAAACTAGGGTATGTAGTCCGCCCTGTCAAACCATATGTTTATTGTAACGAAATCTTAAAAACTATTTCTTACACAATACAGCTTATCGCTCAAATGTTACCTGAAATGAATGGATTAGAAAGTGTTTTCTATCCTGATGAAAGAAACTCCAACTATTGTCCGACCACAATTTGGTCAAACAAGTGCATAACGACCAACCAACTGACCTTGACCGCTCTAGTTAATGATGTACACTGATAAGATCACCTAGTGAGGCCGGGGTTTAGTTAGTAGCCTGGGACTCGTGAAACAAAGTCCCCTTTGGGTCACCAGCATCTTCCCCGGTGTGCAAGTCTGAGTTATGACCCCACAGTGGTCCAACCCCTGAACCCGTCTGTCCTCCagagcccagcagcagcacgcaGGCGGAGATGCCCGCCGACCCGGGCCACGAGGAGCAGGCGGAGAGGGAGGTGCCGTGTGGCTCCCAGGAGGAAGGCAGCAGCGACATGGACCAGACGGAGCAGCAGGCCCCGGCCGGCACCCCGGAGGAGGGGCCCGACACCAGCAGGGACAGCGACGACGGCGCCAGCGACCcggtcagcagcagcagcagcagcaccaccaccaccagcagcagtagcagtagtagcagtGTGGTCGAGGAGAGCAGCGCCGAGGTCCGAGAGGAGGGAGCCCCCGCTCCCTCCAGCAGTACACCGGAGACCCCTACAGAGGGCGCCGCAGAGGGCGCCAGCTTGAACACTGGGACCAGTGACGAGCCCATGGACCAGGACTAGACTAGACTCCTGAACCCGAGACCATTCACAAAAAACATCCACCCTGAGTCCATGAGTCCAGCGTGGGATGAGGGACAGTTTGTCTG encodes the following:
- the ppp4r2b gene encoding serine/threonine-protein phosphatase 4 regulatory subunit 2-B — translated: MMDIDSLQEALKDFDKKGKQESFPLLEQFLCHIAKTGETLVQWPQFKNYFLFKLEKVMEDFRVSVPEQRGPANPNVESIPFEDMKERILKIVKAYNGIPFTIQRLCELLTEPKRNYTGTDKFLRGIEKNVMVVSCVHPTSEKNGCSGISRMNGVMLPGNTSAFSERKVNGPGTPRPLNRPKMSLASSLAANGLPDSTDNKDSEPDQEDDKESSEVSESGSLGSSVKNKHQDEDDDEEDMESEQHEVKRLKFNNKEEEYDDDEDEDEEDDEQESDTLRELHTSGCSSKEAEAMVQEKDEEEEEEEDNVASSSAGSIEEQEPSSSTQAEMPADPGHEEQAEREVPCGSQEEGSSDMDQTEQQAPAGTPEEGPDTSRDSDDGASDPVSSSSSSTTTTSSSSSSSSVVEESSAEVREEGAPAPSSSTPETPTEGAAEGASLNTGTSDEPMDQD